The DNA segment CGGATGCAGATGGTCatatgattgaattacaagcggctgcttgcagaCACACCTCTCAAATAGTGCAAGAGCAACCACCATAGTGAAGCCGCATCAttttccatataaagtccaagtgcgataagatcctactGCGCCCCatacactttgtgctttaggtatgtgtgaaagtgtgcgagggtgagaaagaaagatggtcgCTTTACGCATGAGTGCAGCCTCCCCCTGTGAGCAAAGGGAAGGAGGGGGAGGGCAGCGATCTGGCGGTAACGCGACCAAGCGAGCGCAGGGGGCGGGGTAAGTTGGCCCCCGTGGCAATTTCTTTCAaggtgtttgacgtagtagttctgcggaaacccgcaacgtggagagaagtaattaataaagggaaatcagacgtccacccattcgtagcaattgctacaaaggaaacccatacgggttccacgaaagaaaagcctcagagttgaagaaaaaattcgtcttggtccgggactcgaacccgggaccaccgcctttccggggcagccgctcaacCACCTGAGctgaccaggcggctagcagatggcagggcgaagtcgaatttgtcgacaacacacgaagcaaaggcaagtgtttgacgtagtagttctgcggaaacacgcaaggtggagagaagtaattaataaagggaaatcagacatccacccgtagCAATTGTAGacattcctttgtagcaattgctacgaacgggtggatgtctgatttccctttattaatttctTTCAAGGTGCGCGGCtaagcgcatacgcagccgcgcaccttgctttggaggtaatctgccgcgtgtgcaaagagtgggtgtgccGAGACGGCATGGCATCATGTAAACTGTCTTCCCATGCATTTAGTACTGAAAGTTGCGCAATCTCAAGTTTCAGTGACccgttaaagcgagaggcagacgaagcattcgctcctcgCTGCCGGCGCTTATCATGATAgcatcgtcccagtgcgggcgatgCTATCAGCTGCCAGAGCAAAGTgccagcaaaagcatggctggctttgcttaattcgtgccgcctatgtgaagatattgtcgacgtgGCATGGAACCATACCTTTCATCAttgactcccaaattcatcaaaatgaattatctcctcattcaaacttgcttttttcgaCTGgccgataattcagaaaattcttcgtgccctttccatgtaagaaaaattgatTGGTGATTGTACTTACTTgaataaaaggttgaatttcaatacaatgaaatttcgatatgatgaagcaaattgccgattttacttacttcgttatattgaggttgaCTGTATAACAAAGTGTGTGTATATACAACTTCTATATGGTGAAATATCACTGCCGCCATgaaggaataccgagacaatGAAGACTTCCGCAGACGCAGATAGTCAACCAAGTCTGCCTGTGAATGCACCTATTAAACCATGCACTGGGCAGCCAAGAGCAACCCGACCATCGAAGCGGAGCAGCATCATGTTCCCTGTAAAGCCCAAGTGTGATACGATGCCATCGCACCCCGTGTGTTGTATGCTTTGGGAGCGAGTAAACGCAAGCGAAGTTGAGTCAAGAGGGTTTATGGCTTGATGAGCGTTGTCTTCCCGTATGAGAAAATGGAAATGGGGGGATGGGAGCAAGCTCACGGTAAGGCGATCAAACAGTCACAAGGTTGGGTGGTCGGAGTAAGTAGGCGGCAGGTTAGCGCGCGTCTCTTTTTCTAGTGTGGCCGTGACTTTACATGGCTGTCTGTGCATACATAGCCCGCTTTCCGCGTGCTTAGTACTCGAGGTTGCGTAATGTTGAGTTTCGAAGCAAGAGGCAGACGCCAGCAATTTTCAGGATAACATCGTTTCACTGCATGTGACACTATAAGCAGTAGAGGGCAGAGTGGACGCGAAAGCGTCGCTGGCTTAGTTGCTTACTGCCAATGTGTACATGGCATGCAACTGTATTGTTCATTGCCAAtttttaaattcaacaaaattaATCTTTTTCTCATTCGAATTTGCTTTTTCTAATTGCCAGACAATTGGGAATATTGTGCGGCCCCTTCCGTGTAAGTAAAATCTATTGGCAACTGTGTTTAACGGCAtgaaaggtcaaatttcaatgtAACGAATTAAATTACTGATTTTTTACCAACTTCGTTGTATCGGGGTTCAACTGTATCTGCAAGGGTTCTAATTTCCATGTCTTATATCTGTGCAGAAAAGTTAAACCCTGTTACTATATATTGCTTAACTGATACCGTATGGACTCGTGTAAAGgcagcacttctttttcttgcaatTTTGACGAGGTGTGGCATTTACACGAGACTGAATCTTTTGGTCAAAATGGCGTCGGCCCAGCCTGGGACTTGTGCACTTGCCGGATCTTGTGCCCACCCCAGCTCTCGCTATTTAGTAGTGGCATGCGAAAGTACGCAGTGCACGAAAATTCACCTATGCGTGCACGAATCATCAGGGCACTGAATGCAAGTGCTTCTCCGTAGAAAATTTTTTCCCCAAATTTTGGCTGCCAAGCTGAAGGTGCGGCCCCTAACACGATTCTATACCATATTATGTACAAAGATGAGATGTCTGACAAATAGTACTAACAGTTTAGTTTCTCGAatttgtgtaataaaattatgcacTGCTACCAAGTACTTTTTTCACCTATGGTTATGAGCTGACCATGCAACAGTCACCAAAAAAATATTGGTATGTAGAAATATGATTTATAAgcttatgttttatgtttatgtttacgtCTTATGTTTCACAAGACGGTCTTTACTCAAATCATTGTCGTATGCATACTAAATAGTATAAAAGCTATTGCATGCATGCCCAACTTCTTGCACCAATTCAACATTTCAGGTTTTATTTGCAGTATGAATTAGCATCAGTGCAGTATACAAGCCACTACAGTCTACAGCCACATAATCGCCACAAATCACTAGGTCAACAGTTCTATCCACAAGAGATTGGCCACATACACATTAGTCAGTATAATTTGCTGAACAGGTGAGTTGGCTTTTCACAGCATGAATCTGAAAGGCCGCAAGTACATCTTCGTGTTGTCTCGCTAAGTGCATCAGCACAGTCTTTTTCAGATGAACTCTGTAAAGCTAATTTCCTGGCAAGATCAGCAGTCCAAGGATCCTTGATCAGCTTTCTATACATTCAGTGCACTTTTTGTGAACTGAATTGTCTGAAAAGGTGTTCGCTTTAGTCAAGTCTATTGTTACAAGGAGCACACACATGGCATGGCTTGCAAGTTGAATGTTCTGAAGCTGCTCGTGGAAGCAGAGCTGATACAGAGAGAGAAACCAGCGACCATTTGCCACAGTTCCTCTGCCGCAAAGACAAGTTTCAGAGTAGCCATAGAGAGAAACATGATTTGCTTGCACGTCCACCCTAACAGCAGATCTGACCACACAGTTGTGTGAAATGCCTACCTTCTCTCTCGAAGGTAGACAGATTGGAGACGCTGGCGGAGGCGTGATGCCACCTCTTTCCGCCAGGAGGCACAGCTGTCCCCTTCGGGGGTGGTGCCAATGCCAGCTGCAGCGTGTTGCAGTTCCCGCAGGCTAAGGGTGGTTCCCCCAAGTACAGTGGGCAGCAATGTATCACCGCCCAACAGCTGGCTGAGCTCCGAAGCAGTGTACTGCGGGAAGTGAATGCGGTAGGGCGAACCGACACCTGCCTCCCGGAACTTTTCCCAAGGAACACGAGAGAGCAGTATACAGCACAGAGGCCGCCCTGACAGCTCTCGCAGACGTGCCAGTGCCCCCAGCAGACCTTGGCCACGTAGTCTTTCAGCCTGGTCCACAACCTGCAAAGGTTCAAAAAGTTGAGCTAGCCTAGCTATCCATCTTGAACTGTACAAAATTTGTGTATGGCAATAAAAACGGAGACAAGAAAGGAACACAGGAACAGCATGGACTCCATTCTGTCTCCATTTTTATTGTGCTGCACAAACATTGTACATTTCAAGAAGATGTATCAACTAGCCCATGAGTGTATTCTTCTGGAACTATGTATACCTATTTCAAAGGCATGGCACAAAAAGGCAACAGAAAGAGAACGTATTCCTGTACCCTACATACATCCCACTTTTGTGTACACCTTTCCATACTTTTGTCATTGCCAGCCAGTTTAATGTCCACGGTGGGTGGGACAAAGACCAGGTATCTCCAATTACAACTGCCTTGCATTGGCAAAACCCACCTTAGGCCTGCAAGTTTCAATGGAAAACTGAAACAGTTGGTACGTACTTCACCTATTAGTTTTAAGCAGCACTAAgttaaaaatggaaaaaacagaaaaggaacAGCAATTAATTGCAAGTCAGCACTTGTCCTGtgcacttccttttcttttgtccCCATTCTTACTCGTGGAAAATGACAAGATGCTTGCAAATTTTTTTAAACCTCAGCACTCCATCTATATTTCTGCTGTTATCAACAGCATTCATCTTTACTTTTTGCCCTATTCTGTTAATATAATAGAACATCAGTTACAAATTCTACACATTAAATGACTTGTCAAGCCTGACTTCTTAATGTTATCTATGTtattcatctgtacatgatcTCGCATTCATACTAACACCTTCCTACCTTTTGACCTTACATTTAATACATATCCAAAATGTATCCATGTAAGGGATCCTACCGAAACCACAATATAAAGCCAACACATCCCTGCAAGGGGACGCCAGCTTGGCCCCTTCAGGTAGCCTTTGGATAATTCCCATTTTCCATATTTTGGTCTAAACAAACTGGATCCCCATATTTTAGTTTGAGGTCCCCTTTGAAGTAGTTGGGGGCATTTTTAACTGATTTCTGCAATTTTTTCAGAGTTCAGTGACCAGGCAAAATAAGGCTACCCATCTGCATCCTATACCAACATTTTCCTTGCCTACACATCTATATGCTTCAAGGTCCAGCCTTGCAGCATTTTCCGAGATTATTTAATTCGCTTTTAAGGTGGCCCAAAGCAAGGTGCTCTGGCCAGAATTGCatgctttatctctctctctttctcgcttttGCACTGCAACTCATAATCTTAAGCTGACTTTTGGccaatccatttttttttttcacaggagaCTTAAGACTTGACTGCTAAAAAAGCATGCCCTTATCAAGATATTCAGTAAGAAAAAGTGCAGACTCACGATGTAAGCAGGGAGTGTTTCTGGCAGCTCTTCTGCAAGGTGTCTCACAAAGTCGCACAAGTTGTCACAGGCATCAGTACTTCCAAACAGCTGACTCAGTACAGCACCAAACAGCAACCGGGGAGTGTAAGTCTCCAGGCCACTTACAAAGGCATGCCGCAACTGCACCAGGAAAGACACCACACCTTTAAATATATCACATGACATCACACCCCTGTGCCAACCAGGAAGCTGGCTTACAATCAACACCAAGTCAATACTTCCAATGCAGTCTTACACTTCTCACATGTGCATATCCGCTGAAAACTTTAAGCGAATTcttgacgacaaaaaaaaaaaaaaaggccacctCTGCTAAACAGAGTGGCTTACTCGCCACAGTAGCAACTCAACACCATCATTTTATACCTGGCTGAAACTATCATTCATTGCAAATGAGCCTCGGTATATATAGCATGCACTCGAGCCTCAACAAGCTCCGTCACAACAGCCATCAGTAACAGTTCAGGCAGCCGGAGTGGCATAAGTACATGGAACTCTCCATTTTGCCAGCAGAGTAAGCTGTGTGGATTGTTGCCGGCACTTTGCCCCCCATTGGCTTTGCAGTCATGTTACCAAACTGCCGGCATTCTTTTGCAACCATGTGGAAGTTTGTCGACAGAATACTGTAAAAAATAGCAATGCTCGCGGCCGTAATGGCAACTTTGATTATTTGTAGACAGAACAGACTGCTGGCTTTCAGTTTGGTCTGTCTCCAAATTATCAGAGTTGCTCTGCCAATCggattttttgcatttttttctttttcttaggtaTTCTGCCGGCAAATTTGCACTGCTTCCACACGGTCGCCGGCAGTTTGGTCACACGACTGCAGCCAGAGCGAAGTGCCGGCACTTTTTTCCTGCCTGCTGCATAGCTCTATTTCGCGCTGTCGTCACGCACATATTTCACTCGTTTCTGTGCATTTCACCACGCGATTCATCACAAAAACAGGATCAAGATTGCAGCTGAAGGGCACACTCACGTTCAATGTTTTCATGATGCTGTGCACGGTGCGCGTCTTGCCGGTGGACGCGTGGCCGTAGACAAAGATGCATTGACAGGGTCCGCCGAGGGGCTGCAATAAAGCGATCGTTAGGAATAAATTTTGAAATGTACCCGCTGCACTTACATGAGCCATCGCTGTTAAAATCGCCTCAACTTGCTTTTCCCGACATGGATTTTGAGCTAGCACCGACTGCACGTTCCCAACATCCATGATCAGCTCTCCCGTTTCGTTTCTGGCGGGCGTCAACCTCGGCCCTAGCCAATAGACAAAACCGCAGTCAAAAGTCTGAGCCGTAGCCACTTGTAGCCAAAACTGTCTACAAAGAAGGCGGCACGcggagacaaaaagaaaaacaaaatgcttCGTAAAATTAAACTCCAGCAAACTAGAGAAATTTCTGAAAAGCGACATAAACATGAGGCTGTAACTTGAGTAATAAATTCGCATAAGACTGGTGATAGTGTTCTGTGGATCACCGCCCTTGGCACCGCCAGGGTTTGTTGTTCTACGTCCCCAGTATCGCACGGTTGCTTAAACTGGGCATTACGATTGTACTATTTCGCCGTGCGTCATTCTCACATGGTTCGCCACATCTCTGCTGTTTGACTGATAACAATCTTGTTCACAACGATAACCGCCCTTGCCACTGGTATCAAACGATTGTACCGCTTGTTTGCGTATTCGCCGTATCACCGGCATCACTCCTATCGCGTGGTTCGCGACTCTGTACTGTGGTAGATAACATTTTGCTGCATCATTGGCCTCGCCCACACGTTAGCAACATAAAACCAGCTGCATATCACCCGCTGAACTGGGTACCTAGTGAGGAAAGTGCTCTGTAAGGATACATGTAGCAGCAGCTGGCATCAAGCTACATCAAGCCGCTGAGCAACGcccccaactttttttttttttcctcaacagCCGCCGCTTCGCTCTCAAATCGGCACGAGTGAAGAACGGAACAGTCCAATGACGTAAGTAAAAGTACGACGCAGTACGTTGGTATTGCACAGTATACTTCTGACGCTTCGCAGCCTTGTTACGTACTAAGGAAGTATTATATGCCTGAAATTTTGAGcatgtttttttgtgttttttttttctcgtgcacaTGTGCCCACGCTCATGTGACTTCGTCGACTTACCTGACCTCGTTACCGACCTTGTTTGTATTCGAAAAGCAGGCGCGTTACTTTAAACTGAATTAAAAATGCTTGAATTAGTAAGCTCGAGCGTGCGCGAGCTAAATAAGCAGACTTTTTTAGGCTGTAGCACAACTTAGAACGAGCAAGAAAGGAAGCTGGAaggcgtaaagaaaaaaaaaaacggagaagaGGGTGAGCGCTAGCGGCTGCAATAAAACGATCGTTAGTAATAAATTTGGAAACGTGCCCGCTGCACTTACATGACCCATCGATGTTAGAATCGTCTCAACTCacaaaaaagtcatgacataccaactcgcccaaactgcacGCTTCTAAATAGGCGGAGTTGTTTGCAACCACAGGCCCACCATGCTACGCCACTCAGACGCGAAACTAAGTATTTTTGTCGCCGTAAGCTGAAAGTTGCAGACGTCGCAAAATTCGCAGTGCGTGGCAATAATGATTTCGCTGCTGGTATTAAGATCCATGTTTCAGCTCGCGAATTAAATTGTGATGGTGCTTATGTGTACCCCTGCTGGCAGCACTTGATTGGCAATATTCGAACTATGCATGGTTGTATTTTTCAAAAGCGAAACTTCCTTCTTCAGCACGGTTTCGCAGCCGTCGTTATCTGGCCGGATATATACTTAAGCGGTATATAACCGGCGGATGTAAGCTCAATCAAAATGATCTGTTACCACTGAGTATTGACAAGGCATAGGACAGTGGCGCACATATGTTCTGCGTAATCTAGCACTATGTCGCAACATCAAACCTGTAAGTCGGTTCTTGTGTATCTCTGAAGAATACAGGCTCCACGAAGAACTAGCACATATgcttctttgattttttttttatatttcggcAACATCTTTCACAGGCAACTAATGTGCCACTGAATATAGTACTGAATATAGTGCTTATATAGTACGAAATTTTAACCAACAAAGTTGTACGTGTGAGTGAGCACGTACACCTCTCTCCATGCACAATCAAACAATAAGTCGCGACATAAAAATTGTACCAAAAATGTGGGCTCATAGGTATCTGCAAACATTGTGCTGTCTTAGATTGCTGAAATCTTTTGTATTTGGCCTGTCCCATTCTTGGGCCATTGGGCATGTGTCCATTGTTGGCCAAGAATAGATGTGTCACTATGACACATGGGGTATGGAAACCTTAAAGGTGTAAAACACGTGTTTTACCTCCCTGCATACACCTCTACTGGCATTCTTCCCTTGACAAACAATAAAGCCTTTGTCCTCGCGACATTGCTGTGTCGACATCTCGGTACGTATCTGCACGAGTTGGCATTTTCGTTTCGCAGGGTTTGTACGCCTCCTTGAAAACCCCTGAATTTGGAAAAACAGATTCGACAGCTCTTAAACTCCTTGAAAACTGGGGTTGGGGGAGGCTTTTCAACATTATAAGTTACAAAATCCACTTAGCGGCTATGCCATGGACATTTTTTATTGAGAAACAACCCTTAATATTTTTAAATGGTGCATCCACAGCTACCAATGACAGGCTTGCTTAAGTCATTGTTGCCATTGTGGATCAAGTGACAAAGCTGTGTCAGCAGTGTGTTGTTTTGATATGTGGTTCAGACCACAGCCATCATGGTGCTATTTTTGAGCCCTACGCTTTAGAAATGCCCAGCGAAAGTAAGTCTCAGGCATTTGGCCTTAACAAGACAAGTAGCTTAATTTGGTTGGACACTGCTAACCATCATGCCAGAAAGCGATTGACCTTGCAATGGGAAAGTCAACTTAAAAAAGTGACCTGAAGCTACTTACCTGCAAGAAATTGCTGCAAGGAAGATTTCACtatttttctgtgtctgtgtccACGAATAAGGTTTGTTTTCGCTCCTTGAATTTTGGCCTTTGGCATCCTTGAAGTTCTTTAATTGCCCTGGAATTCTGAGTCAAACGTGTTGTATGAACCCTGATTTCGGCATAGCTTGAGAATGAtcaaatgtataaacaaacattgCATGACATCAGATTTATGAGCTGCATCATGCATAAACATTCCACAAGATTCCACATTGCATAATATGAAAATAGACATTTATATGCCAAAAGTAACCACTTCAAGGATGTTTCGCTTCgcataaattgcaacatgtgcattggatccgcataatttgtaaagatttctagtaatttagcacacttcttttttttaaggaagaTGCATTGCCTGTGGCCCCTGTTCACCGCTGCACTGTGCTGCAGTGCTGCATATGCTTTCAAGGCTGCCGTTTATGAGCACGTACAGGATGTCTTGTCTAAAGAAAGGGCAGAAGCAGTTGCTGCGAATTTAGCAGCCTACAGATTGGCCACTGCAAATGCATCCAGAGAGGTAAGCACTGCACGGAATATTCATTTGCACCGTGGATTCACTTCAACCATAAGAATGGGCGTGACATGGAAACTGAGCTTTTCTGTTTTTTACCCAGTGAAAGTAAACAGGCCATGTTATTGCAACAACTATAATTACTTGACAACCTGGGAATGCAGTGGCAAGTACACTTCTGTCCAACTCGAACAGAAGTTGTATAAGTGCACCAGCTGATTAAATTGGGTCATTTTTGTCACGTTACAGCCGAGACATCCTTCAGTTTCGGTGTTTCAGCACAGAGGCTGGCATGTGCAGCACGATTTTGTGGGCGGAGCTAGCACTGAATTCATGGGTTGTCACCAAGAGCGTGCCCTCTGGCCATTTTGGCCATCGATTAATGTGAAAGCTGTCAATACATATTGTCAATTTATTGCGTTATTCTCAACATTTGACCATCATATATCTTGTAGAGTGACAGCATTATTTACACGTAAAACACTAACAGGGTGATTTAGAACACCTGCAGGCACAAGTGAAAATTCTATCAGTCAGTGTCCAAAATACAAATGACCTAATCAGATCTCTGCGGTGCATCCTGATCCACAGAGCACGAAGTGGAACTTAGCTTCTTAGCTCCATCAGGTGGAGAGCTATGAGCGGTGCTCTGCTGTCCCGGTTTTTGGGAAGTACTGCTTGAGGCAGCAGCTGTTGCACCGACCGCTGTGCCACTCGCTTGTTCAGGGGCACTACTTGAGGACCTTCTTGCTTCTTGATGTACATCCGTGCTTTGTGCACGGTGGACTGACACACCTGCATGTGCTGAAGCAGAAGTTCCCAATTCATGCACTGATGTACCAGTGCTGGATTTTTTAGGGCTACTTTCATCTGAAGGTGTGGGAAGTAAGCTTGGCTCTTCCTTACATTCCACTCCAGCACACTGAATCACAGCATACTCGCCTGTGACCATCCAGTCTGGTGACCTCTGGGCCACAACACTGACAATCGCTGGATCAATGCCCGCTAGGGTGTCGGCCTTCAACGTACGCAAGGCACATACAAATGTTGGCTCAAAGCCCCGCAGTGCTTTCTTGAAGGAAACCGTGGGGTGCCAGCTGAGGTCACCGACAAGTTTTCTGTAGTTAAGATCTCCTTTAAAGAGTATTAAATCTGCTGACTGTAAAATCTTGTAAAGGTCAGGCCGTCTTGTTGCCATCTCAGCATAGTCGAATGATTGTGTCCAAAAGACGTCATCCATTACATACCACACTCCATCCTTGATTCGACGTTGGCACCGTTCACCAAGAGCCTGTGTAGCAATGTGGTCACTGTCTTCCAACTCGCGCAAGGTCCAGAATAGGTCCCGTCGCATAACATCCGACACGTACCAAGGGATGGCCTTAGTGTGGATTGTCACAGTGGCTACGTATCCAGTCTCGTGAAGGAAGTCAAGGAGAGCCAGGTCGGTGGCTAGCTCGTAGCCTGAATTGTCCAGCACACAATGCAGTTGGATGAGCTCGCCATTAAAGTTTCGTTCCCAGAGCCTGCAGAGATGCTGCAACAGCTTGTCAGCATGGTTAGAGATGATGTACTGTCGCAATCTCTCAGTCTGCTGTAGTGAACCTGCTTGGCTTGAACTGTCCGCACCACAAGACAGCGAGAGGTCACAACGGTTGCCCCAAAGTGAGACTTCAATCAGCCTGCAGGATGTAATGAGAACATATCAGCTCTGATAAATATAGTAACACATCTATGCAGACCATCTTAGCATGTTCATTTAACTGCATTTAATATGTATTGTAAAACTTGGCAAAAGTGCGGAAAGTTTGGAACACAACCTGCTGTTGCTTTTTAGCAGCTGTTTTGCTGTGGCTGCTATTAGGGCCAATGCCATTAAGTAACAGGCTGTAGTTTTCTTTTGTCATGACTTGTATGCCGAGATTGAGTTTGCACAGCAACCAGCAGTACCTGCTAGAATTATTACCTTGAACACCACTCTTTAACATGACCTTGTGCAGGAAAAGAGTGACATACCCACCTGTAGGTGGTTCGCTGAAGGGTTTCAACAGTAGCATCTCGAGGCGTGTTCCGGCGCAAAAAGTCGCACAGAGCCCGCACTGCACTGAAAGAGCCGTAAAGGGCATCCCGTTTGACCTTGTTGAAGGGGTCGTAGTCTCTCAGCTTGGTCGTGAGCTGGAATGCCTCAAAAATGCGCCGATAGAAGTAGGTCTCGATGTAGAGCCAGGGGGCCTCGAACCAGCGGGGTTCACAACCGTGTTTCGTCGTGTACTCATTCAGCACGCTGTTCCAAATGTCCGCATCTTCGAAGTCGTCTTCTATGCGTACCATGGGCTTGTTGGTAACCATCTCGTTGCGTAGCTTGGCGAGGCGCGCCACGACGAATTTGGTCTCCTCACGTGCCTCGAGGCCCAGCACTCGCTCAATATCCATGCGGTCCCTGAAAACAGTGTCGATTACTTTCGTCAAGATGACTGGCAGCCTGTCGCGCACTGTCTTGTAGGCAAAGCTGTTGATGTCCTTTGCGCTAAGGGGAAGGGGCGCCGTCTTTTTGCTTTCTGCATCTGCTGAACGATCCTTTGGTGATCTTGTCAGTGGCTGCTTCCACCGTGGCATTCTTGCCGGCTGTTCCTCCTCCTTTTGTGTCACGTTGCTCGGTGCCGCCTCGAATTGCTCTTCGCTCGGAGGCTCGCTGGCAGACGACGACTTTCGCATGTCGGGCAGCTTTGCGGTGTCCGACGATGCCGACTCGCGGTGCTTGCTTGGCGTCTCGGGTTTGGAGGAAACCGCTTTCGTTTCAGTGATAAAGCCCTCGTATTCGGAGGTCACGGAGCGTTCGATGGGTGTCGAGGAGAACGGACCCCTGTCTGTACCGGTCCGTTGTTCTCGCGGCACTAATTCTCGCGACGTAGTCCTTCCGGAAGCACTGTGCCGCGCGTGTGCCACATCGCTGCTCGACTCCGGCCGCTGCTGTAGCTCCGAGTAGGCAGCGCTTGTCGGCATCTTATCCGGCGTCGCCGAGCTCGATGGTTTCTCTGGTGAGCGCCGCTCTGGTTGGCTGCGCGGGGCCGCGATCGGCTTTTCCGGTTTACCGGCGGATCGCCGAGACGTTGGCGTCGCTTCTTCGGATGTGCGGTGGTGCTCTTCTTGGCTGTCTTTGGCCGCATTCGATGCCGCCGACAACTTTGATGGAGTGTGATCTTGTTGGTGCTTATCGCGCGGCGCTGGTTCTGGTTTTTCTACGGAGCGTGGAGACGTAGATTTCTCTGAAACGCTGCCAGATCGGCCGCCTGCAGACGATTTAGACGCCGACTGCCTGCGTTCGACGACTGCCGGTTGAATTTGTTTCGAAAGCGGCACGCTGTCGACGACTCGTGCCTGCGACTGCTTCGAGCTTTCTGACACATCTTTAGAATGTTGCAGACTCACG comes from the Dermacentor variabilis isolate Ectoservices chromosome 2, ASM5094787v1, whole genome shotgun sequence genome and includes:
- the Orc5 gene encoding origin recognition complex subunit 5: MPKAKIQGAKTNLIRGHRHRKIVKSSLQQFLAGPRLTPARNETGELIMDVGNVQSVLAQNPCREKQVEAILTAMAHPLGGPCQCIFVYGHASTGKTRTVHSIMKTLNLRHAFVSGLETYTPRLLFGAVLSQLFGSTDACDNLCDFVRHLAEELPETLPAYIVVDQAERLRGQGLLGALARLRELSGRPLCCILLSRVPWEKFREAGVGSPYRIHFPQYTASELSQLLGGDTLLPTVLGGTTLSLRELQHAAAGIGTTPEGDSCASWRKEVASRLRQRLQSVYLRERSGSQQPVRIELPFHARFLLLAAYLASYNPPGTDRKFFVKARGTGTKRQKKSNHLSQHLLGPKQFPLNRLVAIFHAIVDEHVAPSAVTLAQVESLVSLRLLQRVSREEQLSTPRYKCLVDLDFIRAVARTVAFDILGHLNDFAS
- the LOC142572551 gene encoding uncharacterized protein LOC142572551, whose translation is MATPTPKSRQSKITDTSKENQESHESAGVSLQHSKDVSESSKQSQARVVDSVPLSKQIQPAVVERRQSASKSSAGGRSGSVSEKSTSPRSVEKPEPAPRDKHQQDHTPSKLSAASNAAKDSQEEHHRTSEEATPTSRRSAGKPEKPIAAPRSQPERRSPEKPSSSATPDKMPTSAAYSELQQRPESSSDVAHARHSASGRTTSRELVPREQRTGTDRGPFSSTPIERSVTSEYEGFITETKAVSSKPETPSKHRESASSDTAKLPDMRKSSSASEPPSEEQFEAAPSNVTQKEEEQPARMPRWKQPLTRSPKDRSADAESKKTAPLPLSAKDINSFAYKTVRDRLPVILTKVIDTVFRDRMDIERVLGLEAREETKFVVARLAKLRNEMVTNKPMVRIEDDFEDADIWNSVLNEYTTKHGCEPRWFEAPWLYIETYFYRRIFEAFQLTTKLRDYDPFNKVKRDALYGSFSAVRALCDFLRRNTPRDATVETLQRTTYRLIEVSLWGNRCDLSLSCGADSSSQAGSLQQTERLRQYIISNHADKLLQHLCRLWERNFNGELIQLHCVLDNSGYELATDLALLDFLHETGYVATVTIHTKAIPWYVSDVMRRDLFWTLRELEDSDHIATQALGERCQRRIKDGVWYVMDDVFWTQSFDYAEMATRRPDLYKILQSADLILFKGDLNYRKLVGDLSWHPTVSFKKALRGFEPTFVCALRTLKADTLAGIDPAIVSVVAQRSPDWMVTGEYAVIQCAGVECKEEPSLLPTPSDESSPKKSSTGTSVHELGTSASAHAGVSVHRAQSTDVHQEARRSSSSAPEQASGTAVGATAAASSSTSQKPGQQSTAHSSPPDGAKKLSSTSCSVDQDAPQRSD